Within the Arachis duranensis cultivar V14167 chromosome 10, aradu.V14167.gnm2.J7QH, whole genome shotgun sequence genome, the region NNNNNNNNNNNNNNNNNNNNNNNNNNNNNNNNNNNNNNNNNNNNNNNNNNNNNNNNNNNNNNNNNNNNNNNNNNNNNNNNNNNNNNNNNNNNNNNNNNNNNNNNNNNNNNNNNNNNNNNNNNNNNNNNNNNNNNNNNNNNNNNNNNNNNNNNNNNNNNNNNNNNtgaatgactgtgacgtgcttcaaactcctagcgggcggggcgttagtgacaggcgcaaaagaatcgatggattctattccggcctgaccgagaaccgacagctgaattccgcgtgctgtgacagagcatatgcaatcgttttcactgagaggatgggaggtagccattgacaacggtgaaaccctacacaagcttgccatggaaaggaataagaaggattggatgaagacagtaggaaagcagagagatggaagggaaggcatcttcatgcgcttatctgaagttcctaccaatgaattacataagtatctctatctttacctttgtgttattttcgttcatcatcatatacatttgagtttgcctgactaagatttacaagatgaccatagcttgcttcaatactaacaatctccgtgggatcgacccttactcgcgtaaggtttattacttggacgacccagtgcacttgctggttagttgtgcgaagttgtgtaatgccatggtattgaacaccaagtttttggggttcatgaccagggattatgagagttgtgaaaaagtattgttcacaatttcgcgcaccaacgAACAcacactagtctaagctaatcaaagattcaaataagAACATTCAAAGTTTTTCACTTTCAgattgtaatgtgctaaaattaagaacaagtgggttaagcgtaggcacAAAATTGGTTACAAAGGTTGTTGTAGGGTAAGACACAATTGAGTTTTTTTGTAAATTCATCTGTAACTCTTCTATTCTTCCAGGCTTACCCTCAATTAATAACTTTGGAAATCCCATAGAGATTATGATCAACCACCAGttatcaaatttgaaaaagagtcAGAAGAAATGGTTCGATCCTCTTATTTTGATTTCTCAAACCGAGAGATCCATGAATCGGGATCTTAATGCATGTAGATACAGTTGGTCCAATGGGAGCAAGAATTTCCAGGAACATTTAGAACTTCTCAGTTctgccatttgggtaagtggctaAGTGaattgatggcctcaatcatacataTGCATTCATACATAcaacaatggacatatagagtCAAATAAattaaggatcacaatcataaagggagaacaatgcacacaagaaggaagattAGTGGCTAGAAGATGTAGCCAAACAATAAGgttcaaaactcacttgcttgtgttatTGGCTCAACATCCATGTTCCAATTGCATTCTTCAAACAAGCTTAGCATCAAATGTCTCCAAAATTGGTAGGGTTGCCCTAAAATTCTAGTTTCTTATGAAAGAAATCATTACTCTAACCAAATAGACTTATCAAGAGATAACTATCATGCAAAGGGTGTCAAAAAGTGAAAACCTAatcatgcaatctatcctaattgataaaagaaattcaaaatttatttggtGTTACCTACAGAGATCGGTCGACTTAGCACGGTCCTTCGTGCTATACGTGATGCATAATGGTAGACCGGCTTCAAAATGGCCATCATCTCCCTCATCACCGCTATCTTCCCTTGTTGTTGCGGTAGATGTGGAGATACCGGTTTCTCCATAGGCGTGGTGACGACACTTAGAAGCTTCTTCACATAAGCATACCAGCATTGGTTGCGCCGTTCATAACGATCCACCTTCTTGTGAAAATCCTCAATGCGTTGGTGGGAAGACTTGGGTGGTGTGGATAAAGTAGCGGGGATGCTTGTGGGCATAGCCATGTCAAAGTTCCCGGTGTCCATCGAGGGTTTGAGGTATTTCCCGGTTGGAACAACATCACCATCAACCGGGATTATGGCCCTCCGATCCCTAGTCTCACGGGGGACACTAGCGGCCGCAACTAGCTCGGTTACCAAGGTGGAAAAAGGTAGATTGCCCTTAGTATAAATACTCCCTTGGCTTGTCGGATGAGAGGTGGAATGTTGACCGGCCTCTCGGTGAGTACGCACCAAACTAATAAGGCAAGCTCGGTGGTGATGGATGACCCATGGGTGCTAGAAAGCACatagtggactaaaatttgggCCCATGCACTGGCCTCTTAAGTGAGGAAACGTGCGTCAATGCCTTTGGGCCTCAGACTCATTCTCCCTCGAATCCAATATGATATTGGTATGGCAATGACTCGGAGAACGGCATTCCAATCAAACCCATATTCGCAACGTGCCGACAATACCTCTTGATAGGCATCAATTCCATCCGCTAATGATCCGATTTTGAGCACTCCTTGAATGAGTTCCTCCTTGATGAGAACTTTCTTCCCGCACACGAAAACCGATGTGATAGAAGCCGAGTggtagttggagtagaactccacTACCCATGATAGGTTGGCCTCTTTGGGTTGCTTCATGAGAAATCCTCATTACCTCCACTCAATGCGGGGCATCACAAATGGAATGACATGAGTTGGAGGGGCTAGAAGAGGCTCCATGTGATAGTTTCTTTTAATAATCATGGGGTAGACAAGCTCACAGTATCGGTTGGGGAAGTTGCTCGGGTCCCGTGGAGGGTTATCCTTCTCTAGAACATCAATGTGGACTATGCTTCTTGGCTTCTTGAGGAGGGGCTTGACCTTAGGTGCTTGGGGTGCCCTATTAGCAGACCCTTGAGGTGCCCTCTTAGTTGCCGACGCCTTTCCCTTATCCTTCTTGATCACCATCCTATAAAAGTGGAAAAGGAGGGGGCATTAAATTCAAGAAAACACGCAAAATGGTGGGCATGCAAGTGAGGAAATAGTCCATAAGAGGATAGGCATCCTAAATACACGATAATTGCAACTTGTAATTAAGACAACATTGGAAACAATGACAAATCACTAGCATGTGATGCAAGAGTGATACAAGCATGCAAATGAGAGGCATGAGAAGCATATACCCAAACATCAAAGGGTTGAGCATGAAACACTAAGTAGAGAAAGAACACTAAGTAGAAAGTATTAAGtcaattttggcccaaaatttcATGTATGtctttcatcaaacacttagtATGCATCCCTTTTAGCAATGAACAAGTAAAGGAAATGGAGCAATGTAGCATCCCACAAAGCAGTATCAATTATTATAGAGCACCACATTTGTAATGAAATAAAGTATAACAAATGAATCCACCAAAGCAAAAGAAAGCTCTACCCACAACAcccatgaaaaatagaaaaataaagacaaatgTAAAGAAACAATAAAGCATGAAAAAGAAGCtacttaagaaaaaaaaataaaatcaaataaccaaagaaggaagaataaagaagcaaaacaaagaagaaggaaagtaaGATTACCTTGAATGGAAAGGAAAAGAGGGGAAATGGAGAGatagagggggagagagagaaatggGGACCGCCAGAAGTGGTTGGTCGTCGACCGCGGTGCCGCCGGTGGGGGGGCTGAGAGAGGGTGGTAGAAGGGGTTGAAGAAGTGTAGAAGAGGGCACTGGAGAAGGAAGACGGAAAGTGAGAGAAGAGGGGGTGAGAAATTGAAATTAGGCGTGCTACAGCAGTTTTCGCGTCGCAGAATCGACGCGCGCGCACACGGTGCGCGCTTGCGCATGATATGATAGGGTGCAGAATCGGCGCATACACGCCAGGTGGGCGCACAATGTTTGCCCAGAATACGCGCAACTCTCAGGTCCATGAACCGACGCTGGCTGGAGGAAAAACGGCGCCCATGGATGTGGAAGTAAGCAGATGGGCGCGCAAGCGGCAGATGCACCTGCGCGGCAATGGAGTTGTGCTCCTAGCATAGTGCGAGCCTAGTGTTGGCGCAACTCTCTGGAAAGTATACCAGAGATGCGTGCAGGGCGATCGGCACGGGCGCGCCCTGTGCGCGTGCACGTCGGTTCGCGAAATAGCAGATCGGCGTGAACGCGCGGAGGTATTTATGCGCGAGGCATAATGCTGGCTCAGTGctggcctaactctctggaattTGGCACTAGAGGCTGCATCCGCatatgggcgcgcacgcgtacagcCTGCAGGCGCTTCCTCCCCCTCCCCCCTCGTTTTTTTATCTCGTGGACATGAAAAATGTACATTTATCACAATTTACGTAGGTAGCTAGCCAAAGGGGCCAAAAGCACCCAAAACTCCATGTATAACCTAAAAATTGGGGTGTTTACTACCATACCAACAACTTATCTATTTAGAAATAGTGTAAATTCTCATGAACACTCCATCCACTGGAACTTCAATCAAATCTAACTAAACAATTCAATGGCTAAGCAATCACAAATCAATTATGTACAGAAGAGTCGAAAGGATAGATCTCACCATGgtgggtgtctcccacctagaacTTTTGTTTAATATCCTTAAGTTGGACCTTCACTAGCTCAATTTGCTTTGCCGAGAGgaggatcttccaagaggaataCGTCaatctcctttttactcttcATTTTCTCACCATGATACAACTTGAGACGGCGCCCATAAACCTTGAAGATATCGGAACTTGAGGGATGGCACAAGTGGTAGACTCCAAAGGGTTCCGCTTTTTCTACTTGATAGGGTCCCTCCCATCTTGACCTTAGTTTTCCGGGCAATAATCTCAATCTTAAGTTGTAAAGGAGCACTAGATCGCTGGCTTTAAACTCTCTTCTTTTTGTGTTCTTGTCATGCACGGCTTTCATTTTCTCCTTGTAAAGTTTAGAATTCTCATAGGCTTCTAGTCTCAAACACTCTAATTCTGCCAATTGAAGCTTTCTCTCAATTCCGGCCCAACCCAAGCTTGGATTGCACTCTATGACGGCCCAATATGCTCTATGCTTGACTTCCACCGGTAGGTGGCAAGCTTTGCCATACACCAATCGAAAGGGGCTCATGCCAATCGGCGTCTTCTATGCCGTTCGGTAGGCACAAAGTGCATCGGTAAGCTTGGCACTCCAATCTGTTCTATTAGGCTTCACAATCCTTTCCAACACACGCTTGATCTCTCGGTTGGAAACTTCGGCTTGGCCGTTTGTTTCTGGGTGATAAGCCGTGGCCACTTTATGTATGATGCCGTATTTCTTCATTAGTCCCTCCATTCTATTGTTGCAAAAATCTGAACCTTGGTCACTCATGATTGCTCGTGGTGACCCAAAGCAACAAATTATGTTGTTTTTCACAAAAGAAAGGACAAAATTAGCATCATCCGTCCAGGTGGGTATCGCTTCCGCCCATTTGGACACATAATCAACGGCAAGTAGAATGTAGAGAAAACTGTTAGAGTTTGGGAATGgccccataaagtcaataccccatacatcaaagatttcacaaaatagcatggtttGTTGGGGTATTTCATCCTTTTTGGAGATATTACCAAATCTAAGGCAATGGGGGAAAGATTTACAAAAAAGAGAAGAGTCCTTGAAAAAGACTTGGCCACCAAAATCCACAATCAAGGATTTTTCTTGCCATCCTTTGAGGTCCATAATGTCCACCTCCCTCGGAAGAATGGCAAGCTTCCAAGATTGATTGGAATTTGGTTTATGGACTGTACCTCCGAATTACTTGATCCGCTCCACATCTCCAAAggtatgggtcatcccatacatAGTATTTGGATTCGCTTTTTAGCTTATCCTTTTAATGCTTGGAGAGATTGGGAGGAAAGGTTCGGGATACCAAGTAATTGGCCATTGGTGCATACCAAGGAATGGCATCCGAGATTGCATGCAAGCCCTCAAGGGGAAAAGAATCATTAATAGGAGTGGCATCGCCTTTAGTGTGTTCAAGGCGACTTAAGTGATCCGCCACTAGGTTTTGCGAcccactcctatctttgatttcCAGGTCAAATTCTTGCAATAATAAAACGCATCTAATCAATTTCGGCTTGGATTCCTTTTTAGTCAACAAATACTTTAACACCGCATGATCTGAATACATGATAAACCCCTATATTATGAatcatcttgtgcttaaattttgtgtttttatcaaatcttcacccacttattcatgtaaattgcatggttttactattccttcctcattttatgatatatgtgaaaacatgtttcctatgctttagaaatattaaatttaattatcctttattaccattcaatgccgtgatttgtgtgttgagtactttcaggctctatagggcaggaatggattagaggatggaaatgaaACATACAAAactggaaggaaagcacaaaaatggagttttgaagaaaaagtagcaacgcgaacgcgtggatgacgcggacgcgtgcttAGCGCAAAAAgcagcgacgcgaacgcatggacgacACAAACGCATGCCTTGAGCAGAACGcaattcacgcggacgcgtgactgacgcggacgcgcggaatagcaaaactccaaatgacgcgaacgcgtgacccacgtgtacgcgtgataGACGCCACGTGCGGAAATTGCAGAAAAGGCTCCTAGTGATTTCTGAACCCTCTTTTGGTCTTGATAAATGGATGGATTCACTAGTGATATAATTGGGGAATCCATCCATTTATCAAGAACAATTGATATAACTTtgattattcacaattttaggattaAATGTAGTTTccagagagagaggttctctcctttctcttaggttttaggaattaggatttctcttagttttaggattaaggattatttcttcttcatcacaggttcaatgttcctttaatttttttctacttttattttattactttaattgatatttatctttcaaattggcttatgaacttttcatgttaggattttcttaattaatataatttgaggtatttcagactcatgattgttttactctatttatgatttattttcccttttggctttggttaattaattggtaatacttaagttatcaaactcagcagtggttgaagttggcaattgctgattgatttggatcgctctaaagctagtctatccacaggagttgactaggacttgaggatcaagttaattagtccacttgactttcctttatttaataaGGGATAACAAAGCAGGATCAAAACCCAatttcatcacacctgataaggataattaggataggaattccagttctcataccttgccaagagttttcttaattattaatttatttttttgctatttAACTTACTTGttttctatttcaaaaacccataaaTATTCcttttttcatagccaataataaacatacctccctgcaattccttgagaagacgacccaaggtttgaatacttcggttatttatttttattgggtttgcttaagtgacaaacaaaacttttgtacgaaaagattctctattggtttagaaactatacttacaacgcgattatatttttaaatttctttaccgatagaaatccgATCATCaatacactactaccttagaaCCAATAAGGTAAGCTCAGAATTTATCCAAAGCGAAAACAATACCCAAGAGTTCTTTTGCGATAGTAGTGTAGTTGGATTGGGATCCATCTAGTGTTTTTGATGCATAGGCTATGACATATGGATTCTTACCCTCATGTTGTGCTAATGCGGCTCCCACAGCATAATTTGAAGCATCACACATTATTTCAAATGGCCGATGCACTCCTTGCTTAGATCAAACTCAGTGTCCTTTTGCAACAATCGAGATAGTGGCaatgctaccttactaaagtccttgataaatcttcggtaaaatcctgcatgtccaaggaacgaacggacttccctctcgGATGAGGGGTAAGGCAAGCTGGATATAACATTGATCTTTGCGGGATCTACGGAAATGCCTTCTTTAGAAACAACATGTCCTAAAACATTGCTTTCCCTAACCATAAAATGacgcttttcaaaatttaagacaaggttTGATTTAGTGCATCTTTCCAAAACTTTTTTAAGATTAGCCAAGCAATGATCAAAAGAATCGCCATATAcgctaaagtcatccatgaacacTTCCATACATTGCTCTAGGAAATCCGCAAATATGCTCATcttgcacctttggaaagttaCCAGTGCATTGCATAAGCCGAATGGAATACGCTTATAGGCATAAGTTCCAAAGGGGTAAGTAAAtattgttttctcttggtcctctAGAGCAATATGTATTTGGAAGTACCCCGAATAGCTgtctagaaaacaataatgagATTTACCGAATAAccgatcaagcatttgatcgatAAACGGTAGggaaaaatgatcctttctagtgGCCGTGTTCAACCTTCGGTAGTCAATGCACACCCGCCAAGAGTTTTGCACCCTTGTTGCTATAAGCTCTCTGCTCTCATTTTTTATTGTGGTCACCCCGGATTTCTTTGGCACAACTTGAACGGGACTTACCCATTCACTATCCGAAATGGGGTAGATGATGTCCGCTTCTAATAACCGGGTAACCTCTTTTTTCACAACCTCTAGGATGGTAGGATTTAGTCGCCTTTGAGGTTGTTGAACGGGTCGAGCTCCTTCCTCTAGGAATATTCGGTGCTCGCATACTTGGGGGCTTATTCCCACTAGATCCGCCAAGCTCCACCTTATTGCCCTTTTATTCTTCCTCAAAACACATAGCAACTTTTCTTCTTGTGGAGGAGTGAGTTCCCTTACAACAATTACTGGGAACTTGTGGGCTTCATCAAGGTATGAGTACTTTAGATGGGGCGGTAGTGGCTTCAATTCTAGCTTTTGGCCTTGACTTGACACTTTAACTTCTGGAGGATCCAAATGGGGTAATGTGTTCACTTCACTTGGGTCTTCACTTACTTCTTCAATCATATGCTTCTCATCTAACTTTGCATAATGCACTTCAGCCACAATGTTGTCAATTAGGTCGCACCGGAATATAGAATGGTTCTCCGGTGGgtgcttcatggcttcttctaAGCTAAAACTCACGACTCTCCCATCTATCTCGAATGAGTAGATTCCCAAATGGGCATACAACTTGAATCTAGAGGTCCTCAAAAATGACCTTCCAAGTAGGATAGATGATGTCCTCTCGGATCCACTTGATGGCATCTCAAGGATGTAAAAGTCGATTGGAAATACCAACCCTTTTATGTTCACCAATACGTCTTCTACCACACCCGTCATGGTTATTATGCTCTTATCCGCTAAGACAAACCTAGCCGCCGATCGCCTCACTGGTGGTAGCTTCAATAAATGATAAACGGAAAGAGGCATAATACTAACGCATGCACCGAGAACACACATACAATCAAGGAATTGAACTCCATCTACGGTACAAGTAACCATGCATGGGCCCGGATCATCACACTTGTTGGGCAATGCTCCCATCAAAGCCAAAATAGAACTCCCCAATGGAATAGTTTCTAACTCATAGATTCTATCTTTGTTTATACATAAATCCTTGAGAAATTTTGCATACTTAGGTACTTGATGGATAGCATCAAAGAGAGGAATagttacctcaactttcttgaacatctctaccattttggggtAAAGTTCTATGCGCTTCCTAGCTTTCCTTGTTAAAGTTGGAAACGGAATTGGTTGAGCAATTTCTTCCTTCAAGGCCTACTCATCCTTGGAGACTTCATTTGGTGGTTAGGAGATTTCATCTTCAACTACCACttgttcctcttcttcctcttcaaatACTTCTATATCAATTCCCTCCTCATCTTGAGTTACTATTATAGGGCTTGGTTCTTTTTGCTTCCTTTCTTGCAATTATATTCTGGATCTCAAGGTACtggcattgatgccacccttggggttgggtaGAGGTTGTGAAGGAATAGCACTAGAACTCGAGGCTTGAGGGGTGGAAGTGTAAGGTGGTTCTATGCGTGCAACAAGAGCTTGTAGAGTAGAGGTGAGACCAGTAAGACCGGAGGCAAGTGTAGTTTGAAGTTCTTTTTGGCCTTGGAGAATGGTCCAGAGTGTATCATCTTGATTGGGAGAGGTGGAAGGGTATGTAATTTGAGGGGCTTGTGGTTGATTGGGTTGAGGTGGTTGTCTTTGGTGTGGTGGTTGGTAGCTTTGGTaattttttccttggttttgttGAGGGTATGGTTGATTTTGTGGGTAttggttttgtgagttgttgttgttccatCTTTGGTTGCCTCCATTATCCCTCCCTCCTTGTTGGTAATTTTCCCTCTATTGGTTGGGATTGTCTTTCCAACCTTGATTATGATTGCAACCCCCTTGGTTGAAATTGCCTCCTTGTTGAGGATACCCTTGGTTGAAATTGCTGCCTTGTTGGTAGTATCCTT harbors:
- the LOC107469917 gene encoding uncharacterized protein LOC107469917, giving the protein MSPFRLVYGKACHLPVEVKHRAYWAVIECNPSLGWAGIERKLQLAELECLRLEAYENSKLYKEKMKAVHDKNTKRREFKASDLVLLYNLRLRLLPGKLRSRWEGPYQVEKAEPFGVYHLCHPSSSDIFKVYGRRLKLYHGEKMKSKKEIDVFLLEDPPLGKAN